One Entelurus aequoreus isolate RoL-2023_Sb linkage group LG09, RoL_Eaeq_v1.1, whole genome shotgun sequence genomic window carries:
- the si:ch211-198a12.6 gene encoding zinc finger protein 501 isoform X2, whose translation MAESETECDTPGLDTLGSECVIAHSHVDLHYGAETEIMTEEKRGLELEIHGGDLKIQGLGGDLGAVACVDAIVETDHDYIKVEHGEIHCFAGAEIKTSGEPLLAEVLLKTENEHVVKVESDHGGELTVESENGVIIHEAHGLQCNECGEIFGSIADLHQHFEIHKDLNPYICIHCGESFAVEASLKQHMKIHMKEKPYVPPGVEIMGKDVIDAFSLKSHQMIHLPDKPHRCSECGKSFAAAITLREHMKMHSEDKPYKCTQCRKSFVRRRHLKKHQEVHAREKPYTCGQCGKGFATTSNLKQHQKTHAVVVLGDKPHRCLQCGKCFAAAATLREHQRIHSGEKPYKCNMCRKSFVRKRHLKKHQQVHAGGKPYTCRHCNKGFNHSSSLSRHHKTHMQAPVVFSPPQPGKPITFGTPPKQRVHLQGEKPYMCHHCDKGFNHSSSLSRHQRVHSEGTRESTWRTSSSSSNNNSSSRSRHPLKSWSSTAPSPRRRSSPTTPFPNNTSSPPRSPTGAPSVGKVLTIHPPSPDTTGSI comes from the exons ATGGCGGAGTCAGAGACTGAGTGTGACACACCCGGCCTTGACACGCTGGGGTCGGAGTGTGTCATAGCCCACAGCCATGTCGACCTTCACTACGGTGCCGAGACAGAAATCATGACGGAAGAAAAGCGCGGCTTGGAGTTGGAGATTCACGGCGGCGACCTAAAGATCCAGGGGCTCGGCGGCGATCTTGGCGCCGTAGCGTGCGTGGACGCAATCGTAGAGACGGACCACGATTACATCAAGGTGGAACACGGCGAGATCCACTGTTTTGCCGGGGCTGAGATCAAGACAAGCGGTGAGCCGTTGCTGGCGGAAGTGCTTCTCAAGACGGAAAACGAGCATGTGGTGAAAGTGGAGTCTGACCATGGCGGGGAGTTGACAGTGGAGTCTGAGAATGGCGTCATCATTCACGAAGCCCACGGCCTGCAGTGCAACGAGTGCGGCGAGATCTTCGGCAGCATAGCGGACCTCCATCAACACTTTGAGATCCACAAGGACCTCAACCCGTACATCTGCATCCACTGTGGCGAGAGCTTCGCGGTGGAGGCCAGTCTCAAGCAGCACATGAAGATTCATATGAAAGAGAAGCCCTACGTCCCACCGGGTGTGGAAATAATGGGTAAAGACGTCATCGATGCCTTCAGCCTCAAGTCCCATCAGATGATTCACCTGCCGGACAAGCCTCACAGGTGCTCCGAGTGCGGAAAGAGTTTTGCGGCTGCAATCACTCTAAGAGAACACATGAAGATGCATTCGGAGGACAAACCGTACAAGTGCACCCAGTGTAGGAAGAGCTTTGTCCGCAGAAGGCACCTGAAGAAGCACCAAGAAGTCCACGCCCGAGAGAAGCCATACACCTGCGGCCAGTGCGGCAAGGGTTTTGCCACCACCTCCAACCTGAAGCAGCACCAGAAGACCCACGCCGTCGTCGTGCTCGGCGACAAGCCCCATCGGTGTTTGCAGTGCGGGAAGTGCTTTGCGGCGGCCGCCACTTTGCGGGAGCACCAGAGGATCCACTCGGGTGAGAAGCCGTACAAGTGCAACATGTGCAGGAAGAGCTTTGTCCGCAAACGCCATCTGAAGAAGCACCAACAAGTCCACGCTGGAGGGAAGCCCTACACATGCAGACATTGCAACAAGGGCTTCAACCACTCCTCGTCTCTTTCGCGCCATCACAAGACCCACATGCAGGCCCCCGTCGTGTTCTCCCCACCGCAGCCCGGGAAGCCCATCACATTTGGCACCCCACCAAAGCAGAGGGTCCACCTGCAAGGAGAAAAGCCCTACATGTGTCATCACTGCGATAAGGGCTTCAATCATTCCTCCTCCTTGTCCCGCCACCAAAGAGTCCACTCCGAGG GCACCAGAGAGTCCACTTGGAGaacaagcagcagcagcagcaacaacaacagcagcagccgCAGTCGCCACCCCCTCAAGTCGTGGAGCAGTACAGCCCCATCCCCACGCCGAAGGTCTTCCCCAACAACGCCTTTCCCAAACAACACCTCCTCTCCCCCGAGAAGCCCTACAGGTGCACCCAGTGTGGGAAAGGTTTTAACCATTCATCCTCCCTCTCCAGACACCACAGGATCCATTTAG
- the si:ch211-198a12.6 gene encoding zinc finger protein 883 isoform X1, which produces MAESETECDTPGLDTLGSECVIAHSHVDLHYGAETEIMTEEKRGLELEIHGGDLKIQGLGGDLGAVACVDAIVETDHDYIKVEHGEIHCFAGAEIKTSGEPLLAEVLLKTENEHVVKVESDHGGELTVESENGVIIHEAHGLQCNECGEIFGSIADLHQHFEIHKDLNPYICIHCGESFAVEASLKQHMKIHMKEKPYVPPGVEIMGKDVIDAFSLKSHQMIHLPDKPHRCSECGKSFAAAITLREHMKMHSEDKPYKCTQCRKSFVRRRHLKKHQEVHAREKPYTCGQCGKGFATTSNLKQHQKTHAVVVLGDKPHRCLQCGKCFAAAATLREHQRIHSGEKPYKCNMCRKSFVRKRHLKKHQQVHAGGKPYTCRHCNKGFNHSSSLSRHHKTHMQAPVVFSPPQPGKPITFGTPPKQRVHLQGEKPYMCHHCDKGFNHSSSLSRHQRVHSEGKGYTCGHCGKTFNHSSSLARHQRVHLENKQQQQQQQQQQPQSPPPQVVEQYSPIPTPKVFPNNAFPKQHLLSPEKPYRCTQCGKGFNHSSSLSRHHRIHLDQ; this is translated from the coding sequence ATGGCGGAGTCAGAGACTGAGTGTGACACACCCGGCCTTGACACGCTGGGGTCGGAGTGTGTCATAGCCCACAGCCATGTCGACCTTCACTACGGTGCCGAGACAGAAATCATGACGGAAGAAAAGCGCGGCTTGGAGTTGGAGATTCACGGCGGCGACCTAAAGATCCAGGGGCTCGGCGGCGATCTTGGCGCCGTAGCGTGCGTGGACGCAATCGTAGAGACGGACCACGATTACATCAAGGTGGAACACGGCGAGATCCACTGTTTTGCCGGGGCTGAGATCAAGACAAGCGGTGAGCCGTTGCTGGCGGAAGTGCTTCTCAAGACGGAAAACGAGCATGTGGTGAAAGTGGAGTCTGACCATGGCGGGGAGTTGACAGTGGAGTCTGAGAATGGCGTCATCATTCACGAAGCCCACGGCCTGCAGTGCAACGAGTGCGGCGAGATCTTCGGCAGCATAGCGGACCTCCATCAACACTTTGAGATCCACAAGGACCTCAACCCGTACATCTGCATCCACTGTGGCGAGAGCTTCGCGGTGGAGGCCAGTCTCAAGCAGCACATGAAGATTCATATGAAAGAGAAGCCCTACGTCCCACCGGGTGTGGAAATAATGGGTAAAGACGTCATCGATGCCTTCAGCCTCAAGTCCCATCAGATGATTCACCTGCCGGACAAGCCTCACAGGTGCTCCGAGTGCGGAAAGAGTTTTGCGGCTGCAATCACTCTAAGAGAACACATGAAGATGCATTCGGAGGACAAACCGTACAAGTGCACCCAGTGTAGGAAGAGCTTTGTCCGCAGAAGGCACCTGAAGAAGCACCAAGAAGTCCACGCCCGAGAGAAGCCATACACCTGCGGCCAGTGCGGCAAGGGTTTTGCCACCACCTCCAACCTGAAGCAGCACCAGAAGACCCACGCCGTCGTCGTGCTCGGCGACAAGCCCCATCGGTGTTTGCAGTGCGGGAAGTGCTTTGCGGCGGCCGCCACTTTGCGGGAGCACCAGAGGATCCACTCGGGTGAGAAGCCGTACAAGTGCAACATGTGCAGGAAGAGCTTTGTCCGCAAACGCCATCTGAAGAAGCACCAACAAGTCCACGCTGGAGGGAAGCCCTACACATGCAGACATTGCAACAAGGGCTTCAACCACTCCTCGTCTCTTTCGCGCCATCACAAGACCCACATGCAGGCCCCCGTCGTGTTCTCCCCACCGCAGCCCGGGAAGCCCATCACATTTGGCACCCCACCAAAGCAGAGGGTCCACCTGCAAGGAGAAAAGCCCTACATGTGTCATCACTGCGATAAGGGCTTCAATCATTCCTCCTCCTTGTCCCGCCACCAAAGAGTCCACTCCGAGGGTAAGGGTTACACCTGCGGCCACTGTGGCAAAACCTTCAACCACTCATCATCTCTTGCCAGGCACCAGAGAGTCCACTTGGAGaacaagcagcagcagcagcaacaacaacagcagcagccgCAGTCGCCACCCCCTCAAGTCGTGGAGCAGTACAGCCCCATCCCCACGCCGAAGGTCTTCCCCAACAACGCCTTTCCCAAACAACACCTCCTCTCCCCCGAGAAGCCCTACAGGTGCACCCAGTGTGGGAAAGGTTTTAACCATTCATCCTCCCTCTCCAGACACCACAGGATCCATTTAGACCAGTGA